One part of the Acetoanaerobium sticklandii genome encodes these proteins:
- the hisH gene encoding imidazole glycerol phosphate synthase subunit HisH: MIGILDYNAGNLKSVESALENIEAKSMVITCPAQLSEISGLIIPGVGSFKTAIENLKAKGFTKEVISEFAKTKKVLGICLGMQIFYDFGTEEGLSTGLGFFSGKVDLLDKAVVTPHMGWNQIELRKSTRLTRGLDDKFDGYFAHSYRAYEQKDEVVGICSYTEDMPVIVAKDNIYGLQFHPEKSGNSGLKILRNFKEMCYENYTICRH, encoded by the coding sequence ATGATAGGAATTTTAGATTACAATGCAGGAAATTTAAAAAGTGTGGAAAGTGCCCTTGAAAATATAGAAGCAAAATCAATGGTAATAACGTGTCCAGCTCAGTTAAGTGAAATTTCTGGACTGATTATCCCTGGAGTTGGCTCATTTAAGACTGCAATAGAAAATCTAAAAGCTAAAGGCTTTACTAAAGAGGTCATATCAGAGTTTGCAAAGACAAAGAAGGTACTGGGGATTTGCTTAGGGATGCAAATATTTTATGACTTTGGAACTGAGGAAGGGCTAAGCACTGGGCTAGGATTTTTTTCAGGGAAAGTGGATTTGCTAGATAAGGCAGTGGTAACACCTCATATGGGCTGGAATCAGATTGAGCTAAGAAAAAGCACTAGGCTCACTAGAGGTTTAGACGATAAGTTTGACGGATATTTTGCTCACTCATATAGAGCATATGAACAAAAAGACGAGGTCGTAGGCATCTGTAGCTATACAGAAGATATGCCAGTTATAGTAGCAAAGGACAATATATATGGACTTCAGTTTCACCCAGAAAAAAGTGGAAACTCAGGACTTAAGATACTAAGAAATTTTAAGGAGATGTGCTATGAAAATTATACCATCTGTAGACATTAA
- a CDS encoding HisA/HisF-related TIM barrel protein: MKIIPSVDIKSGRAVRLYQGDFAKETVVGENPVAIVNNFLNLGAEEAHIVNLDGALGDKFANMGIIKEICKSKTSQRQKIQLGGGIRTIEDIETALELGIDSVVIGSMIAEDFELFAKAVEIYKDKIVAALDVKGEVLMTRGWLDGSEALVYDITSKLENLNVRRIVLTDITKDGTLLGPNINLALELSKIYSGEIIVSGGVADYKDLESIKDNKLAGAILGKSIYSGRIDLEKAFELGGSYGI, encoded by the coding sequence ATGAAAATTATACCATCTGTAGACATTAAATCGGGAAGAGCAGTAAGACTCTATCAAGGGGATTTTGCAAAAGAAACAGTAGTTGGGGAAAATCCAGTTGCTATTGTGAATAACTTTCTTAATCTAGGAGCAGAAGAAGCCCATATAGTGAATTTAGATGGTGCTCTTGGGGATAAGTTTGCAAATATGGGGATAATAAAGGAGATATGCAAATCGAAAACATCACAAAGACAAAAAATTCAGCTAGGAGGGGGAATAAGAACTATTGAAGATATAGAAACTGCTCTAGAGCTTGGAATAGACTCTGTAGTTATTGGCTCGATGATAGCAGAAGATTTTGAGCTATTTGCAAAAGCAGTAGAGATATATAAAGATAAAATAGTTGCAGCTCTTGATGTGAAAGGTGAAGTGCTGATGACTAGAGGCTGGCTAGATGGTTCAGAGGCACTGGTATATGATATCACGAGTAAGCTGGAAAATCTAAATGTAAGAAGAATAGTATTAACAGATATCACAAAGGATGGAACACTTTTAGGTCCAAATATTAATCTAGCTCTAGAGCTAAGTAAAATCTACAGTGGAGAGATAATAGTTTCTGGTGGAGTAGCTGACTACAAGGATTTAGAAAGTATAAAAGATAATAAGCTTGCAGGAGCAATACTAGGCAAGTCCATCTACAGTGGCAGAATAGATTTGGAAAAAGCATTTGAATTAGGAGGAAGTTATGGCATATAA
- the hisF gene encoding imidazole glycerol phosphate synthase subunit HisF yields the protein MAYKRIIPCLDVKDSKVVKGINFEGLKSIADPVELAQKYYMDGADELVFLDISATLEARKTMLEMVEKVAKSIFIPFTVGGGISTVEDMRNVILKGADKVSINSSAVKNPKLITDGAKLFGSQCIVVAVDTKKINGREEVVINGGTTQTGIDALEWIKKAADLGAGEILLTSMDSDGTKNGYDTEFLDKVTKAVNIPVIASGGCGSKEDILEVFEKTGATGALAASIFHYNQDSIGSVKKYLSQNEISVRVG from the coding sequence ATGGCATATAAACGCATTATCCCATGTCTTGATGTAAAGGATTCAAAGGTAGTTAAGGGTATTAATTTTGAAGGCTTAAAATCTATAGCAGATCCAGTTGAGCTTGCTCAAAAATACTACATGGATGGAGCAGATGAGCTAGTATTTTTAGATATATCAGCAACCTTAGAAGCTAGAAAAACTATGCTTGAAATGGTTGAAAAAGTTGCAAAGTCAATATTTATTCCTTTTACTGTGGGAGGAGGAATCTCAACAGTTGAGGATATGAGAAATGTGATTTTAAAAGGTGCGGATAAGGTATCGATTAACAGCAGTGCAGTAAAAAATCCTAAGCTGATAACAGATGGAGCCAAGCTATTTGGAAGTCAGTGCATAGTAGTAGCAGTAGATACTAAAAAAATAAATGGCAGAGAAGAAGTAGTAATAAATGGAGGAACTACTCAGACAGGAATTGATGCTCTGGAGTGGATAAAAAAGGCGGCAGATTTAGGGGCTGGTGAAATTCTTTTAACTAGTATGGACAGTGATGGGACAAAGAATGGATATGATACTGAATTTTTAGATAAAGTAACAAAGGCTGTGAATATTCCAGTGATAGCATCTGGTGGGTGTGGTTCAAAAGAAGATATCCTAGAGGTATTTGAAAAAACAGGAGCTACTGGAGCATTAGCCGCTTCTATATTTCACTACAATCAAGATAGTATAGGAAGTGTAAAAAAATATCTATCACAAAATGAAATATCAGTTAGGGTGGGATAA
- the hisI gene encoding phosphoribosyl-AMP cyclohydrolase, protein MKYQLGWDKAMVDFSKGLVPVIVQDYNTNQVLMLGYTNEEAYSKTLETNCVYFYSRSRDKLWKKGETSGNILKVKELYLDCDSDTVLIKALPEGPTCHTGETSCFFNQIV, encoded by the coding sequence ATGAAATATCAGTTAGGGTGGGATAAAGCTATGGTTGATTTTAGCAAAGGATTGGTCCCAGTAATAGTTCAAGATTATAATACAAATCAAGTGCTGATGCTAGGATACACAAATGAGGAAGCGTATAGTAAAACACTTGAGACTAACTGTGTATATTTTTATAGCAGAAGCAGAGATAAACTCTGGAAAAAAGGGGAAACCTCAGGAAATATTTTGAAGGTTAAAGAGCTGTATTTAGACTGTGATTCAGATACAGTGCTTATAAAAGCTCTACCAGAAGGGCCTACTTGTCATACTGGTGAAACTAGCTGTTTTTTCAACCAGATTGTTTAA
- the hisE gene encoding phosphoribosyl-ATP diphosphatase has product MKNLSELYEVVLNRKANRVEGSYTSYLFDKGLDKILKKIGEESAEVIIAAKNDDKSELIYEISDLLYHLTVLMVEKGVDYKDIDEELEKRRK; this is encoded by the coding sequence ATGAAGAATTTAAGTGAGCTTTATGAAGTTGTTTTAAACAGAAAAGCCAATAGGGTAGAGGGCTCTTATACCTCGTATTTATTTGACAAGGGACTGGATAAAATCCTCAAAAAAATTGGTGAAGAAAGTGCAGAAGTGATTATTGCAGCAAAAAATGATGATAAATCAGAACTTATATATGAAATATCAGATTTGTTGTATCACCTTACAGTACTTATGGTGGAAAAGGGTGTAGATTATAAAGATATAGATGAGGAATTGGAAAAAAGAAGGAAATGA
- the lepB gene encoding signal peptidase I, which yields MKNVIFEWIKTIVIAFAAAFLINVFITPLQVHSVSMNPTLVENDYLILNDHAKIERGDIVSFTSDIPFEEYELQSFNFIQKFQAGDTKNLIKRVIALPGDQLQIYDGKVYLNGELQEEPYILGDFTFGDIYIEEIPEGEIFVMGDNRDNSLDSRSFGTVSIDKVQGRAMVRLFPFNKIGILE from the coding sequence ATGAAAAACGTAATTTTTGAATGGATTAAAACTATTGTGATAGCTTTTGCTGCAGCATTTCTTATAAATGTATTTATCACTCCACTTCAAGTTCACAGTGTATCAATGAATCCAACTCTAGTTGAAAATGACTATCTTATTTTAAACGACCATGCCAAAATAGAGCGTGGAGATATTGTATCCTTCACTTCAGATATTCCTTTTGAAGAATATGAACTGCAAAGCTTCAACTTCATCCAAAAGTTTCAAGCTGGAGATACAAAAAACCTAATCAAAAGAGTCATTGCTCTTCCTGGTGATCAGCTTCAAATCTACGATGGTAAAGTATATCTCAATGGAGAGTTACAAGAAGAACCTTACATCTTAGGCGATTTTACTTTTGGTGATATCTATATAGAAGAAATTCCAGAAGGTGAAATTTTTGTAATGGGAGATAATAGAGATAATAGCTTGGATAGCAGAAGCTTTGGAACAGTATCTATAGATAAAGTCCAAGGAAGAGCTATGGTACGTCTTTTCCCTTTTAATAAAATAGGAATATTAGAATAA
- a CDS encoding ABC transporter permease, with amino-acid sequence MDSSILELSFIQLGLAYIFVLITLVIIRKRKLNREKELLISTIRMTIQLILTGYVLVYIFDNVSMLYTICIIILMECFAIYTIFKQSKHPLSSKLKKIIAFSMSIGTLSSLFYFLIIVVRISPWYDPRYFIPIAGMLIGNSMTGISLGISTLIKGMTTQKDKVETALMLGATPKQASKEFIDSAFDSAILPTINSMLGMGIIFLPGMMTGQILSGTSPVVAIRYQIAIMLGILGSVSFTTILSLSLGYKTFFNSNKQLDY; translated from the coding sequence TTGGATTCTTCGATATTGGAGCTGAGCTTTATTCAGCTTGGACTTGCATATATTTTTGTACTAATTACACTTGTAATTATAAGAAAAAGAAAGCTAAATCGGGAAAAAGAACTTCTGATTTCTACTATCAGAATGACTATTCAGCTTATACTGACTGGCTATGTGCTTGTATATATCTTTGATAATGTAAGTATGCTTTATACGATTTGCATAATTATTTTGATGGAGTGCTTTGCAATCTATACTATATTTAAGCAAAGCAAGCATCCTCTTAGCTCAAAGCTAAAAAAAATAATAGCTTTTTCTATGAGCATCGGCACCTTATCTAGCTTATTTTATTTCTTGATTATAGTTGTCAGAATATCACCATGGTATGACCCTAGATACTTTATCCCAATAGCTGGGATGCTTATAGGAAACTCTATGACAGGGATTTCTCTAGGAATATCTACATTAATAAAAGGCATGACTACTCAAAAGGACAAAGTAGAAACTGCACTTATGCTAGGTGCAACTCCAAAACAAGCCTCAAAAGAATTTATAGATTCAGCTTTTGATTCAGCTATATTGCCAACCATCAACTCCATGCTTGGAATGGGGATAATTTTTCTTCCTGGTATGATGACAGGTCAAATACTATCAGGTACCTCTCCAGTGGTTGCCATAAGATATCAAATAGCTATTATGCTAGGAATTTTGGGAAGTGTGTCTTTTACGACTATACTGAGTCTTAGCCTAGGCTATAAAACATTTTTCAACTCAAATAAACAGCTCGATTATTAA
- a CDS encoding ABC transporter ATP-binding protein produces the protein MFKIENLKYKNILDVKNLEIRSNIVTTIVGKSGSGKTTLLKLLNKLISPESGKVYYLGNDLEQVDSIAHRRKVVMLSQTPVVFAGSVKDNLLIGLDFSEKPHPSDYKLIEVLHKVHLNLSLSADADKLSGGEKQRLSLGRILLMNPEVYLLDEPSSALDKETEGIVISTLYTHVKETNKTLIMVSHSTEVADDYSDCIIKMENGSVIDIKEV, from the coding sequence ATGTTTAAAATAGAAAATCTCAAATACAAAAATATATTAGATGTAAAAAATTTAGAAATTCGTTCAAATATAGTCACTACTATAGTAGGAAAAAGTGGAAGTGGTAAAACTACTCTTCTTAAGCTTTTAAACAAACTCATTAGTCCTGAAAGTGGAAAAGTTTACTACCTAGGAAATGATTTAGAACAAGTAGATTCAATAGCTCATAGGCGAAAGGTAGTAATGTTATCTCAAACTCCTGTTGTTTTTGCTGGTTCAGTTAAAGATAATCTTCTTATTGGCCTTGATTTCTCAGAAAAGCCTCACCCATCTGATTATAAGCTAATCGAGGTTCTTCATAAAGTTCACCTTAACCTTTCACTATCTGCCGATGCAGACAAGCTATCAGGTGGAGAAAAGCAAAGATTATCCCTAGGAAGAATATTGCTTATGAACCCTGAAGTTTATTTGCTCGATGAGCCTTCCTCTGCACTCGACAAAGAAACTGAAGGTATAGTCATATCGACTTTGTATACACATGTAAAGGAAACTAATAAAACCTTGATAATGGTAAGTCATTCTACTGAGGTAGCAGATGATTATTCTGACTGCATAATAAAAATGGAAAATGGCTCAGTAATTGATATTAAGGAGGTGTAG
- a CDS encoding PadR family transcriptional regulator, translating into MINLADQILRKFFLGFIQIHILHHAKKEPIYGTWMIEELEEHGYDMSPGTLYPILHSMENKGLLTKEDRNVDGKIRKYYSITPLGEDILEQAKAKAYELFKEIK; encoded by the coding sequence GTGATAAACTTGGCAGATCAAATCTTAAGAAAATTTTTTCTAGGCTTTATTCAGATTCACATATTGCATCATGCAAAGAAAGAGCCTATCTATGGTACTTGGATGATAGAAGAGCTAGAAGAGCATGGCTATGATATGAGTCCTGGCACACTTTATCCTATACTTCACAGTATGGAAAATAAAGGACTGCTTACTAAAGAGGATAGAAATGTAGATGGCAAAATAAGAAAATATTATTCCATAACTCCTCTTGGCGAAGATATACTAGAGCAAGCAAAAGCAAAAGCTTATGAACTCTTTAAAGAGATTAAATAA
- a CDS encoding DMT family transporter: MTKQLKADIALLLVTVGWGASFILTKNSLSELQSYNFLALRFIFAFFISAVIYYKKIISIDKFTLKHGILLGLLLFATYAFQTVGINYTTASKSAFITGFSVILVPIFSAIIARKLPNLLTVISVALAFSGLALITLNQDVGGLNIGDIYTGVCAVFFAIYIILVGKFTVKAESIAFAIVQIGVVGFLSLIVSLAIETPTVPVSLPVWINLAILSLVCTSGAYIVQNVAQKYTSATHTALIYTCEPVFAAIFAYLAVGEVLGVKGSMGAVLIVVGMLLIELDIPKLLYKKTHP, translated from the coding sequence ATGACAAAACAACTTAAGGCAGATATTGCTTTGTTACTTGTTACGGTTGGATGGGGAGCTTCCTTTATATTGACCAAAAACTCACTGTCTGAGCTTCAATCCTATAATTTTCTTGCTTTAAGATTCATTTTTGCTTTTTTTATATCCGCAGTGATTTATTACAAAAAAATTATTTCAATTGATAAATTTACCTTAAAGCATGGAATCCTTCTGGGCTTATTGTTATTTGCAACCTATGCTTTTCAGACAGTAGGAATTAATTACACCACAGCTTCCAAATCCGCTTTTATCACTGGATTTAGCGTAATACTTGTTCCTATTTTTTCTGCAATAATCGCAAGAAAGCTTCCAAATCTTCTAACTGTAATAAGCGTCGCCTTAGCTTTTTCGGGTCTTGCCTTAATCACCCTAAATCAAGATGTAGGTGGGCTAAATATTGGAGATATCTACACAGGAGTCTGCGCTGTCTTCTTTGCAATTTATATAATTCTCGTGGGCAAGTTTACTGTAAAAGCAGAATCCATAGCCTTTGCAATAGTTCAAATAGGAGTCGTAGGTTTCCTAAGCCTTATAGTCTCTCTAGCAATAGAAACTCCTACAGTACCTGTAAGTCTTCCAGTGTGGATTAACCTAGCTATATTAAGCCTTGTATGTACTTCTGGAGCTTATATAGTTCAAAACGTAGCTCAAAAATACACCTCAGCTACTCACACTGCACTTATTTACACCTGTGAGCCAGTATTTGCAGCTATATTTGCATACCTTGCAGTGGGCGAAGTTCTAGGAGTAAAAGGAAGCATGGGCGCTGTGCTTATAGTTGTAGGAATGCTTCTTATCGAGCTTGATATTCCAAAGCTCCTTTATAAAAAAACACATCCTTAA
- a CDS encoding bifunctional 5,10-methylenetetrahydrofolate dehydrogenase/5,10-methenyltetrahydrofolate cyclohydrolase, with amino-acid sequence MGEIIKGKPVADSITEELIQEVELLSVRGITPKLAIVRVGARGDDLAYEKGALTKCKKVGIETQVVELAADITQDDFIAKIQELNNDASVNGMLIFRPLPQQLDESVIKYIISPEKDVDCFSPVNVGKMTEGDETGFPPCTPTAVMEILKFYDVDVKGKDVTVVGASMVVGKPVSILLLNEFATVTTCHIFTKDSSKMTKEADVVVVGVGVPRLVKENWVREGAVVIDVGINVDKDGNMCGDTDFDNIVDKAAMITPVPGGVGSVTTSILAKHVIKACKQQHHVNSKEIETVMN; translated from the coding sequence ATGGGAGAGATAATTAAAGGTAAACCAGTAGCAGATAGTATTACTGAGGAACTTATTCAGGAAGTTGAGCTATTAAGTGTTAGGGGGATAACACCAAAGCTAGCTATCGTAAGAGTTGGAGCTAGAGGAGACGATTTAGCTTATGAAAAAGGAGCTCTAACAAAATGTAAAAAAGTTGGAATTGAGACTCAAGTTGTAGAGCTTGCAGCAGATATCACTCAAGATGATTTCATAGCAAAGATCCAAGAATTAAATAATGATGCATCAGTTAATGGTATGCTAATATTTAGACCATTGCCACAGCAGCTTGATGAAAGCGTAATCAAGTACATAATCTCACCAGAAAAAGACGTAGATTGCTTTAGCCCTGTAAATGTTGGAAAGATGACTGAAGGAGACGAAACAGGTTTTCCTCCATGTACACCAACAGCAGTTATGGAAATTCTTAAGTTCTACGATGTAGATGTAAAAGGTAAAGATGTTACAGTAGTTGGAGCATCTATGGTTGTTGGTAAGCCAGTATCTATACTTTTACTTAATGAATTTGCAACTGTAACTACTTGCCATATCTTTACTAAGGATTCTTCTAAGATGACTAAAGAGGCTGATGTAGTTGTAGTAGGCGTTGGAGTTCCTAGACTAGTTAAAGAAAACTGGGTAAGAGAAGGCGCTGTAGTTATAGATGTAGGTATCAACGTAGATAAAGATGGAAATATGTGTGGAGATACTGATTTTGATAATATAGTTGATAAAGCAGCTATGATTACTCCAGTTCCAGGTGGAGTTGGTTCAGTTACAACTTCTATCCTTGCTAAGCACGTAATCAAAGCTTGCAAACAACAACACCATGTAAATTCAAAAGAAATCGAAACAGTAATGAACTAA
- a CDS encoding RidA family protein has translation MSKKVIATEKAPGAIGPYSQAMRIGNMIFTSGQIPLNPATGEMVTEIAAATKQSLENVKAILEVEGATMDNVIKTTVFLSDMNNFVAMNEVYATYFPQNPPARSAVEVARLPKDAVVEIEVIAAL, from the coding sequence ATGAGTAAAAAAGTAATTGCAACAGAAAAAGCACCGGGAGCAATAGGACCATACTCTCAGGCTATGAGAATAGGAAATATGATTTTTACTTCAGGACAGATTCCTCTTAATCCAGCAACTGGAGAAATGGTTACTGAGATTGCGGCAGCGACAAAACAATCATTAGAAAACGTAAAGGCTATACTTGAAGTTGAAGGAGCTACTATGGATAACGTTATAAAAACAACTGTTTTCCTAAGCGATATGAATAATTTCGTAGCTATGAATGAAGTATATGCAACATATTTTCCACAAAATCCTCCAGCTAGATCAGCTGTGGAGGTAGCTAGACTTCCTAAGGATGCAGTAGTAGAAATAGAAGTTATAGCGGCTCTTTAA
- a CDS encoding Gfo/Idh/MocA family oxidoreductase, whose translation MKIENKENKTVINVGLVGYGLSGRFFQGGVLRGLKEFDIKMIVTTNPEKKFQAKLDFPRAEIVDNIDEITKNDTIDLVIISTPNQLHFELANKALDAGKHVVIEKPFTPDSLSAKALIEKAEKLKLVLSAYQNRRYDGDYLTLKSLIASGNLGRLVELESHFDRFRPEVKKDGWRECSLPGSGVLFDLGSHLIDQALDLFGMPDELYCDIARQRQSSEVDQFEMILYYEEKNLKVTLKAGSLVNVVLPRFMALGTKGSYATYGLDPQENALRCGESYPIPAVDEESYGILHEEDNQKVIPTLTGDYRLYYKGIYEAIVNKTIPPVTALEAYQVIRLIELGHMSDAEKRRISVKDNI comes from the coding sequence ATGAAAATCGAGAATAAAGAAAATAAGACTGTAATTAATGTAGGGTTAGTAGGCTATGGCCTATCAGGAAGATTTTTTCAAGGTGGAGTATTAAGAGGTTTAAAAGAATTTGATATAAAGATGATAGTTACGACAAATCCTGAGAAAAAATTTCAAGCTAAGCTGGATTTTCCTAGGGCAGAAATTGTCGATAATATAGATGAAATTACAAAAAATGATACTATAGATTTAGTGATTATAAGTACACCTAATCAGCTGCACTTTGAGCTTGCAAACAAAGCACTAGATGCTGGGAAGCATGTTGTAATAGAAAAGCCATTTACACCAGACTCTTTAAGTGCAAAGGCTCTGATTGAAAAAGCAGAGAAGCTAAAGCTAGTGCTTTCTGCATACCAAAATAGAAGATATGATGGGGACTATCTGACTCTAAAAAGTCTAATAGCTAGTGGCAATTTAGGACGACTGGTAGAGCTTGAATCTCATTTTGATAGATTTAGACCAGAGGTGAAAAAAGATGGCTGGAGAGAATGCAGTCTCCCAGGCTCTGGAGTATTGTTTGATTTAGGTTCGCACCTTATAGACCAAGCACTTGATTTATTTGGAATGCCAGATGAATTATACTGCGATATAGCAAGGCAAAGACAATCAAGTGAGGTAGACCAGTTTGAAATGATACTTTACTACGAAGAAAAAAACCTTAAAGTTACATTAAAAGCGGGCTCACTTGTAAATGTCGTTTTGCCAAGATTTATGGCCTTGGGGACTAAGGGAAGCTACGCAACCTACGGGCTGGATCCCCAGGAAAATGCTCTAAGATGTGGTGAGAGCTATCCTATTCCAGCTGTAGATGAAGAATCCTATGGAATTTTACATGAAGAAGATAATCAAAAAGTCATACCTACATTAACTGGAGACTATAGACTTTATTACAAAGGAATTTACGAAGCTATAGTTAATAAAACCATACCTCCGGTGACTGCTTTGGAGGCTTATCAAGTGATACGTCTAATAGAGCTGGGACATATGAGCGATGCAGAAAAAAGAAGAATTTCTGTAAAGGACAATATCTAG
- a CDS encoding substrate-binding domain-containing protein: MLRGLVRLIKKYSISLLVIAICLASVVLGQLKAINSKLVEEAPDYHFYFIAQSSTDPFWQKVEEGVKKAALDYNVYVEYVSPRFSNAQEAYKYLDIATISNVDGIITYVPRLADYSKRIDQAFEQNIPVVTVDSDASSSKRQVYIGANSYTFGKEAAKLMHEATGGVAKIAVISNEDIGSDTLEYDLKMSGFFDFLKEQPNMEIVKVYTSAMGVISSEEITQDIISNHPEINAILTLSTSDTLGSARLIVDRNRVGKIKLVGTGSSDKIKDYIDKGIIHSTIESDGYSMGYMSVESMVNINKGYYTPTYINTQINIQKQGR; encoded by the coding sequence ATGCTAAGAGGCTTAGTTAGGCTGATAAAAAAATACTCCATAAGCTTACTTGTTATAGCCATATGCTTGGCATCTGTAGTGCTAGGGCAGTTAAAAGCTATTAATTCAAAGCTCGTTGAAGAAGCTCCAGACTATCATTTTTATTTCATCGCTCAAAGCTCGACTGACCCTTTTTGGCAAAAAGTAGAGGAGGGAGTAAAAAAAGCTGCACTTGACTACAATGTCTATGTAGAATATGTATCTCCGAGATTTTCTAATGCTCAAGAGGCTTATAAGTATCTTGACATAGCAACTATTTCAAACGTAGATGGAATAATTACCTATGTCCCTAGATTGGCTGATTACTCAAAACGTATCGACCAAGCTTTTGAACAAAACATTCCAGTTGTAACAGTAGATAGCGATGCCTCTTCTAGCAAAAGACAGGTATATATAGGAGCAAACAGCTATACCTTTGGAAAAGAAGCTGCCAAGCTAATGCATGAAGCTACTGGCGGAGTTGCTAAAATAGCAGTAATATCCAATGAAGATATAGGAAGCGATACCTTGGAATATGACCTTAAAATGAGCGGATTCTTCGATTTTTTAAAGGAACAGCCAAATATGGAAATAGTAAAGGTATATACCTCTGCCATGGGAGTAATTAGCTCAGAGGAAATAACTCAAGATATAATAAGCAATCATCCTGAAATTAATGCTATTCTTACGCTTAGCACTTCAGATACTCTAGGTAGTGCGAGGCTTATAGTAGATAGAAATAGAGTAGGAAAAATTAAACTTGTAGGAACAGGAAGCTCAGATAAAATAAAAGATTATATAGATAAAGGCATCATTCACAGCACTATTGAAAGCGATGGATACAGCATGGGATATATGAGTGTAGAGAGTATGGTAAATATTAATAAAGGTTACTACACTCCTACCTACATAAATACTCAGATAAACATCCAAAAGCAAGGTAGGTGA